Proteins from a genomic interval of Microbacterium imperiale:
- the ptsP gene encoding phosphoenolpyruvate--protein phosphotransferase — MSELRGVGIGLGVAQGPIARMAEPLPAPKDEASTRSIDEETTRVKDAVAAVARELEQRGAQAGGAARDVLEAQAMMAEDPSLEAEVASRLQAGKTGEFAVYDAFASFRDTLSAMGGYLGERAADLDDVAQRVIAHLRGVPAPGVPEPGHPFVLVAKDLAPADTALLDLDMVLALVTSEGGPTSHTAILAREKSIVAVVGVTEAAGLTDGQTVIVDAAKGVVTTDPSDDELAQAQNRADERKSAASAPITPGALSDGTAIPLLANLGKPEGAAQAVELGAEGVGLFRTEFLFLSSSQAPTVAQQREAYTKLLQAFPGQKVVVRALDAGADKPLAFLNDAHEENPALGLRGLRALRASEDILREQLTALAEADAATEADLWVMAPMVSTVEETEYFVSIAREYGVKTAGVMVEVPSSALLADHVLKVADFASIGTNDLTQYTLAADRLLGSVSSFQDPWHPAVLRLIHETGKAGQANGKPVGICGEAAADPLLAVVLVGLGATSLSMAPTALADVRATLLTHSLDDARRIAEAALTATDAASARAAAQQAAGI, encoded by the coding sequence ATGAGTGAGCTTCGCGGAGTGGGCATCGGCCTGGGTGTCGCACAGGGACCGATCGCGCGGATGGCGGAGCCGCTTCCGGCGCCGAAGGACGAGGCCTCCACCCGGAGCATCGACGAGGAGACGACGCGCGTCAAGGATGCCGTCGCCGCCGTGGCACGCGAGCTCGAGCAGCGCGGTGCGCAGGCCGGTGGAGCCGCCCGCGACGTCCTCGAGGCCCAGGCCATGATGGCCGAGGACCCGAGCCTCGAAGCCGAGGTCGCCTCGCGCCTGCAGGCCGGCAAGACCGGCGAGTTCGCCGTCTACGACGCCTTCGCCTCGTTCCGCGACACCCTCTCCGCCATGGGCGGCTACCTCGGTGAGCGCGCCGCCGACCTCGACGACGTCGCCCAGCGCGTCATCGCCCACCTGCGCGGCGTCCCCGCCCCCGGTGTGCCCGAGCCCGGCCACCCCTTCGTCCTCGTGGCCAAGGACCTCGCCCCCGCCGACACCGCCCTGCTGGACCTCGACATGGTCCTCGCGCTCGTCACCTCCGAGGGCGGCCCCACCTCGCACACCGCGATCCTCGCCCGCGAGAAGTCCATCGTCGCCGTCGTCGGCGTGACCGAGGCGGCGGGCCTCACCGACGGACAGACCGTCATCGTCGACGCCGCCAAGGGCGTCGTGACCACCGACCCCAGCGACGACGAGCTGGCTCAGGCCCAGAACCGCGCCGACGAGCGCAAGTCGGCCGCATCCGCTCCCATCACCCCGGGCGCGCTGTCGGACGGCACCGCCATCCCGCTGCTGGCCAACCTCGGCAAGCCCGAGGGCGCAGCGCAGGCCGTCGAGCTCGGCGCCGAGGGCGTCGGCCTCTTCCGCACGGAGTTCCTCTTCCTCAGCTCGTCGCAGGCGCCCACCGTCGCGCAGCAGCGCGAGGCCTATACGAAGCTCCTGCAGGCGTTCCCCGGCCAGAAGGTCGTCGTCCGAGCGCTGGATGCCGGTGCCGACAAGCCGCTCGCGTTCCTCAACGATGCGCACGAGGAGAACCCCGCTCTCGGTCTGCGCGGCCTGCGCGCGCTGCGCGCCAGCGAGGACATCCTGCGCGAGCAGCTGACTGCGCTCGCCGAGGCCGACGCCGCCACCGAGGCCGACCTGTGGGTCATGGCGCCGATGGTGTCGACCGTCGAGGAGACCGAGTACTTCGTCTCGATCGCCCGCGAGTACGGCGTCAAGACCGCCGGCGTGATGGTGGAGGTGCCGTCCTCGGCGCTGCTGGCCGATCACGTGCTGAAGGTCGCCGACTTCGCCTCGATCGGCACCAACGACCTCACCCAGTACACCCTCGCCGCCGACCGGCTGCTCGGTTCGGTGTCGTCGTTCCAGGACCCCTGGCACCCGGCCGTGCTGCGTCTCATCCACGAGACCGGCAAGGCGGGCCAGGCCAACGGCAAGCCCGTGGGCATCTGCGGCGAAGCCGCGGCCGACCCCCTGCTGGCCGTCGTGCTCGTGGGCCTCGGCGCCACGAGCCTGTCGATGGCGCCCACCGCGCTCGCCGACGTCCGCGCCACCCTGCTCACCCACAGCCTCGACGACGCCCGACGCATCGCCGAAGCAGCCTTGACCGCGACCGACGCGGCATCCGCCCGAGCGGCCGCCCAGCAAGCCGCCGGTATCTGA
- a CDS encoding BglG family transcription antiterminator produces MTRSRQDRVLAILVRDGDWVTASGLADAIGVTPRSIRSYVTALNARVPDGVVVESGPQGYRAGPDSGSAVHVGDGGTPRERLHRLVRSLLDAPDGIDVFETADAFFVSPATIDADLGRVRGLLGGTELSLERTASRARLRGTEMAQRRLLSRLAHEETDDGSFDLDSLRRTLGERSVGAVAFGPFKDDLVAELTELGYFVNEFGIGDVVMHIAIAADRIARGRALEVAEADDAAFRAEVGDILDRLTRRHLGVVLGSGDRQHLAALVLTRVVAPGATEPAALIRERIDPDVAAAVRDVVRRAAAEFLVDIDQEDFVLRLSLHVQNLRHRAREQAWSRNPLTRSLKTTYPMIFEVAVYIADALRGLLGIPLLDDEIAYIAMHVGGRLERSRLSAQALTATIVCPGYYELHELLRSSVDRSLGQALDVVGVETRVDPDWASIDTDLILSTIAPPAMSDRIVHIQPFLTDADIDRVQAAAGRVRRARRLARLRAELERYFDPAAFVRGIDGAAGEDGVIRQLGSLLVDQGIIDDDYIDRTIEREKLSSTAFTDALAVPHAIGMTATRTAISLGIADPSIAWGDGRVQVVAMVAFSESDRAAFQTVFEQLVEVFSERESVQRLVRRGTSFGAFLDELVAVVDG; encoded by the coding sequence GTGACCAGGAGCCGGCAGGATCGCGTTCTCGCGATCCTCGTGCGCGACGGCGACTGGGTGACCGCTTCCGGGCTCGCGGACGCGATCGGCGTCACCCCGCGATCGATCCGCAGCTACGTCACGGCGCTCAACGCGCGCGTGCCCGACGGCGTCGTGGTCGAGTCCGGCCCGCAGGGGTATCGCGCCGGCCCCGACAGCGGGTCGGCGGTGCACGTCGGCGACGGCGGAACGCCGCGCGAGCGGCTGCACCGGCTCGTGCGCTCGCTGCTCGACGCCCCCGACGGCATCGACGTCTTCGAGACCGCGGACGCCTTCTTCGTGAGCCCCGCGACGATCGACGCCGACCTCGGACGCGTGCGCGGTCTGCTGGGCGGCACCGAGCTCAGCCTCGAGCGCACCGCGTCGCGGGCGCGCCTGCGGGGCACCGAGATGGCGCAGCGGCGACTGCTCAGCCGACTCGCCCACGAGGAGACCGACGACGGGTCGTTCGACCTCGACAGCCTTCGCCGCACCCTCGGCGAGCGGTCGGTCGGCGCCGTGGCCTTCGGCCCGTTCAAGGACGACCTCGTCGCCGAGCTGACCGAGCTCGGCTACTTCGTCAACGAGTTCGGCATCGGCGATGTCGTCATGCACATCGCGATCGCCGCCGACCGGATCGCCCGGGGTCGCGCGCTCGAGGTGGCCGAGGCCGATGACGCCGCGTTCCGGGCCGAGGTCGGCGACATCCTCGACCGCCTGACCCGCCGGCACCTCGGTGTCGTGCTCGGCTCGGGCGACCGCCAGCATCTCGCGGCGCTCGTCCTCACCCGCGTGGTGGCGCCCGGCGCGACCGAGCCCGCAGCGCTCATCCGCGAGCGCATCGATCCCGACGTCGCGGCCGCGGTGCGCGACGTCGTCCGCCGCGCGGCCGCCGAGTTCCTCGTCGACATCGACCAGGAGGACTTCGTGCTGCGCCTGTCGCTGCACGTGCAGAACCTCCGGCACCGCGCACGCGAGCAGGCGTGGTCGCGCAATCCGCTGACGCGTTCGCTCAAGACGACCTATCCGATGATCTTCGAGGTCGCGGTGTACATCGCCGATGCGCTGCGCGGGCTGCTCGGCATCCCGTTGCTCGACGACGAGATCGCGTACATCGCCATGCACGTGGGCGGGCGCCTCGAGCGCAGCCGGCTGTCGGCGCAGGCGCTCACGGCGACGATCGTGTGCCCGGGTTACTACGAGCTCCACGAGCTGCTGCGCTCGAGCGTCGACCGGTCGCTCGGCCAGGCCCTCGACGTCGTCGGCGTCGAGACCCGCGTCGACCCGGACTGGGCGTCGATCGACACCGACCTCATCCTCTCGACCATCGCGCCGCCGGCGATGAGCGACCGCATCGTGCACATCCAGCCCTTCCTCACCGATGCCGACATCGACCGCGTGCAGGCGGCGGCGGGGCGGGTGCGCCGGGCGCGGCGCCTCGCGCGCCTGCGGGCCGAGCTCGAGCGCTACTTCGATCCGGCTGCCTTCGTTCGCGGTATCGATGGCGCCGCCGGCGAGGACGGCGTCATCCGACAGCTCGGGTCGCTTCTCGTCGACCAGGGCATCATCGACGACGACTACATCGACCGCACCATCGAGCGCGAGAAGCTCTCGTCGACCGCGTTCACCGACGCCCTCGCGGTGCCCCACGCCATCGGCATGACGGCGACGCGCACGGCGATCTCGCTCGGGATCGCCGACCCCTCGATCGCGTGGGGCGACGGCCGGGTTCAGGTCGTCGCGATGGTGGCCTTCTCGGAATCCGACCGCGCGGCGTTCCAGACCGTGTTCGAGCAGCTCGTCGAGGTCTTCAGCGAACGCGAGAGCGTGCAGCGGCTCGTCCGCCGCGGCACGAGCTTCGGGGCGTTCCTCGACGAGCTCGTCGCCGTCGTCGACGGCTGA
- a CDS encoding PTS sugar transporter subunit IIB, which translates to MRILVVCGAGASSTFVAQRVRHAAQASGLDITATAGTEQSLPIDLDAADVVLVGPQLIPKLDRITEAAAARGTRVILMPHDIFRDLDGSRTLALVTAPAPPHPRSSTDIPSTERTSS; encoded by the coding sequence ATGAGGATCCTGGTCGTATGCGGCGCTGGTGCGTCGAGCACCTTCGTCGCACAGCGGGTTCGCCATGCGGCGCAGGCGAGCGGCCTGGACATCACCGCCACCGCCGGAACCGAGCAGTCACTGCCGATCGATCTCGACGCGGCGGATGTCGTTCTCGTCGGACCCCAGCTCATCCCGAAGCTGGACCGGATCACCGAGGCCGCGGCTGCTCGCGGGACGCGCGTCATCCTGATGCCTCACGACATCTTCCGAGATCTCGACGGCAGCCGGACGCTCGCGCTGGTCACCGCGCCGGCCCCTCCGCACCCCCGTTCCAGCACCGACATCCCTTCAACGGAGAGGACCTCCTCATGA
- a CDS encoding phospho-sugar mutase, with protein sequence MSAEAPAPVVPLEAARAWLAQDPDPETRDELSAIIAAAESGDPGAQADLIDRFATRLAFGTAGLRGRLGAGSNRMNRVLVTQAAAGLAGYLLDKAGPDAPPVVVVGYDGRRGSAQFARDSAEVFAGAGLRAILLPRLLPTPVLAFAVRHLGADAGVMVTASHNPPDDNGYKVYLGGADDGSQIVPPADGEIAAHIQRVADAGDIAALPRTDEYEIADEAVIEAYVAATATVAPAPAGASGMRWVYTAMHGVGTETLLRILDTAGYPHPVPVTAQAEPDGRFPTVAFPNPEEPGAMDLAFETARANDAEFILANDPDADRLAVAIPDAAAEGGWHRLTGNQIGLLLGWRAARRAAEQGVAADSSLACSLVSSPALQVVAERYGLAFHATLTGFKWISRAPNLVFGFEEALGYLVNPETVKDKDGISAAIAILGLAAEAREHGRTLGDLLAEFDAEFGSFASGQVSVRVDDLAVIGRITTALRSAPPARIGSAAVVSFEDLAAPVAGPPLGDILRLWLDGDARILVRPSGTEPKLKLYLDVRGDSAADAASRLADLEAGVRELLAGLS encoded by the coding sequence GTGTCGGCCGAGGCCCCGGCGCCCGTGGTCCCGTTGGAGGCGGCGCGGGCCTGGCTCGCGCAGGACCCCGATCCCGAGACGCGCGACGAGCTGAGCGCGATCATCGCCGCGGCGGAGTCGGGCGATCCGGGCGCGCAGGCCGACCTCATCGACCGCTTCGCCACCCGCCTGGCCTTCGGCACCGCGGGCCTGCGCGGGCGTCTGGGCGCCGGCAGCAATCGCATGAACCGCGTCCTGGTCACGCAGGCCGCCGCGGGCCTGGCGGGCTACCTGCTCGACAAAGCCGGCCCGGATGCTCCGCCCGTCGTCGTCGTCGGCTACGACGGACGTCGCGGCTCGGCGCAGTTCGCCCGCGACTCCGCCGAGGTCTTCGCGGGAGCGGGGCTGCGCGCCATCCTCCTGCCGCGGCTGCTGCCGACCCCGGTGCTCGCCTTCGCGGTGCGCCATCTCGGTGCCGACGCCGGCGTCATGGTCACCGCGAGCCACAACCCGCCCGACGACAACGGCTACAAGGTCTACCTCGGCGGCGCCGACGACGGGTCGCAGATCGTCCCGCCCGCCGATGGCGAGATCGCCGCGCACATCCAACGCGTCGCCGACGCGGGCGACATCGCCGCGCTCCCCCGAACCGACGAGTACGAGATCGCCGACGAAGCCGTCATCGAGGCCTACGTCGCCGCGACGGCGACCGTGGCCCCCGCGCCGGCCGGTGCGAGCGGGATGCGCTGGGTCTACACCGCGATGCACGGCGTCGGCACCGAGACGCTGCTGCGCATCCTCGACACGGCGGGCTACCCGCACCCCGTGCCGGTGACCGCGCAGGCCGAGCCCGACGGCCGGTTCCCGACCGTGGCGTTCCCCAACCCGGAGGAGCCGGGGGCGATGGACCTGGCGTTCGAGACCGCGCGGGCGAACGACGCCGAGTTCATCCTCGCCAACGACCCCGACGCCGACCGCCTGGCCGTGGCGATCCCGGATGCCGCTGCCGAGGGCGGCTGGCACCGGCTGACGGGCAATCAGATAGGACTCCTGCTGGGGTGGCGCGCCGCCCGCCGAGCAGCGGAACAGGGTGTGGCCGCCGATTCCTCGCTCGCCTGCTCGCTCGTGTCGTCGCCGGCGCTGCAGGTCGTCGCGGAGCGCTACGGCCTCGCCTTCCACGCGACACTCACCGGCTTCAAGTGGATCTCTCGCGCTCCGAACCTGGTGTTCGGGTTCGAGGAGGCGCTGGGCTACCTCGTCAACCCCGAGACCGTGAAGGACAAGGACGGCATCTCCGCCGCCATCGCGATCCTCGGCCTCGCCGCCGAGGCGCGCGAGCACGGGCGCACGCTGGGCGACCTGCTCGCCGAGTTCGACGCCGAGTTCGGCAGCTTCGCCAGTGGGCAGGTGTCGGTCCGCGTCGACGACCTCGCGGTCATCGGCCGCATCACGACGGCACTGCGTTCGGCGCCGCCCGCTCGGATCGGCAGCGCCGCGGTCGTCTCGTTCGAAGACCTCGCCGCTCCCGTCGCCGGCCCGCCGCTCGGCGACATCCTGCGGCTGTGGCTCGACGGCGACGCTCGCATCCTCGTGCGCCCGAGCGGTACCGAGCCGAAGCTGAAGCTCTACCTCGACGTACGCGGGGACTCGGCCGCCGACGCGGCATCCCGTCTCGCCGACCTCGAGGCCGGCGTGCGCGAGCTGCTCGCCGGGCTCAGCTGA
- a CDS encoding NAD(P)H-quinone dehydrogenase yields the protein MEIMSPLSFERTQSVAVLGGGPGGYEAALAAAQQGAEVTLVERAGVGGSAVITDVVPSKSLIATADAAVAISEASDLGVQLFARSDSGTPLKPEVAINLAAVNRRLLALARQQSDDMRAQLIEAGVRIISGHGRLDGPHAIIASTGPGGTDFDRVEADTLVVSVGASPRELPSAKPDGQRILTWTQLYDMKSLPEHLIVVGSGVTGAEFASAYMNLGAKVTLISSRDQVLPGEDADAAAVIEKVFKRGGMTVLSKSRAEKVERTDDGVVATLSDGRTVEGSHCLLAVGSIPNTAGIGLEEAGIQLTESGHIQVNRVARTSVPNIYAAGDCTTFVPLASVAAMQGRQAVFHALGDTVIPLERRRITANIFTAPEIATVGQQQKDIESGLVNGYVHKLPLAANPRAKMMGVKDGFVKIIAREGSGTVIGGVIVAPRASELIYPIAIAVERRLTVDQVSRVFAVYPSLTGSITDAARAMHLVQRDEDPLS from the coding sequence ATGGAGATCATGTCGCCTCTCAGCTTCGAGCGCACCCAAAGCGTCGCCGTCCTCGGCGGCGGTCCCGGCGGATACGAGGCGGCGCTGGCCGCCGCGCAACAGGGCGCGGAGGTGACGCTCGTCGAACGTGCCGGCGTCGGCGGCTCGGCCGTCATCACCGACGTCGTCCCGTCGAAGTCGCTCATCGCCACGGCCGACGCCGCGGTGGCCATCAGCGAGGCGTCCGACCTCGGCGTGCAGCTGTTCGCGCGGTCCGACTCGGGCACGCCGCTCAAGCCCGAGGTCGCCATCAACCTCGCCGCCGTCAACCGCCGACTGCTCGCGCTCGCGCGGCAGCAGTCCGACGACATGCGCGCCCAGCTGATCGAGGCGGGCGTGCGCATCATCTCCGGTCACGGGCGCCTCGACGGCCCCCACGCGATCATCGCCTCGACCGGTCCCGGCGGCACGGACTTCGACCGCGTCGAGGCCGACACCCTCGTGGTCTCGGTCGGCGCGTCGCCGCGCGAGCTGCCCAGCGCCAAGCCCGACGGCCAGCGGATCCTCACGTGGACCCAGCTGTACGACATGAAGTCGCTGCCCGAGCACCTCATCGTCGTCGGGTCGGGCGTGACGGGCGCCGAGTTCGCCTCGGCGTACATGAACCTCGGCGCGAAGGTCACGCTCATCTCGAGCCGCGACCAGGTGCTGCCGGGCGAGGACGCCGACGCCGCGGCGGTCATCGAGAAGGTGTTCAAGCGCGGCGGGATGACGGTGCTGTCGAAGTCCCGCGCCGAGAAGGTCGAGCGCACCGACGACGGCGTCGTCGCGACGCTCTCGGACGGGCGCACCGTCGAGGGCAGCCACTGCCTGCTGGCCGTCGGCTCGATCCCCAACACCGCCGGCATCGGCCTCGAGGAGGCCGGCATCCAGCTGACCGAGTCGGGTCACATCCAGGTCAACCGCGTCGCGCGCACGTCGGTGCCCAACATCTACGCGGCGGGGGACTGCACCACCTTCGTCCCCCTCGCCTCGGTCGCCGCGATGCAGGGGCGCCAGGCGGTCTTCCACGCGCTCGGCGACACCGTGATCCCGCTCGAGCGGCGTCGCATCACCGCGAACATCTTCACCGCTCCCGAGATCGCGACGGTGGGACAGCAGCAGAAGGACATCGAGTCGGGCCTCGTCAACGGCTACGTGCACAAGCTGCCGCTGGCCGCCAACCCGCGGGCCAAGATGATGGGCGTCAAGGACGGCTTCGTGAAGATCATCGCCCGGGAGGGATCGGGCACCGTCATCGGCGGCGTCATCGTCGCCCCGCGTGCGTCCGAGCTCATCTACCCGATCGCGATCGCCGTCGAGCGTCGCCTGACCGTGGACCAGGTCTCGCGCGTGTTCGCGGTCTACCCCTCGCTGACCGGCAGCATCACGGATGCCGCGCGCGCGATGCACCTCGTCCAGCGGGACGAAGACCCGCTCTCCTGA
- a CDS encoding purine-nucleoside phosphorylase has protein sequence MSDTFAHPLDDPAADPLEVARQAAADIARITGVERHDIALTLGSGWGRAAELIGETTATIAATDVTGFSKPALEGHVGTLRSIVTPEGKRILVIGARTHYYEGHGVRRVVHSVRTAAATAAKIMVLTNGAGGIKPTWRPGQPVLISDHLNLTADSPLEGATFVDLTDLYSSRLRDIARTIDPSLDEGVYTQFRGPHYETPAEVRMARAIGGDIVGMSTALEAIAAREAGMEILGFSLITNLAAGIQETPLSHAEVIEAGREAEPVISALLARVIEAL, from the coding sequence ATGTCCGACACCTTCGCGCACCCGCTCGACGACCCCGCCGCCGACCCCCTCGAGGTCGCACGGCAGGCCGCGGCCGACATCGCCCGCATCACCGGCGTCGAGCGTCACGACATCGCTCTGACCCTCGGCAGCGGCTGGGGCCGCGCCGCCGAACTCATCGGCGAGACCACGGCGACGATCGCCGCCACCGACGTCACCGGATTCAGCAAGCCCGCGCTCGAGGGGCACGTCGGCACCCTGCGCAGCATCGTCACCCCCGAGGGCAAGCGCATTCTCGTGATCGGGGCGCGCACCCACTACTACGAGGGCCACGGCGTCCGCCGCGTCGTGCACAGTGTCCGCACCGCCGCGGCGACCGCCGCGAAGATCATGGTGCTGACCAACGGCGCGGGCGGCATCAAGCCGACCTGGCGCCCCGGGCAGCCCGTCCTCATCAGCGACCACCTGAACCTCACGGCCGACTCGCCCCTCGAGGGCGCGACGTTCGTCGACCTCACCGACCTGTACTCGTCTCGCCTGCGCGACATCGCCCGCACGATCGACCCGAGCCTCGACGAGGGCGTGTACACGCAGTTCCGCGGGCCGCACTACGAGACGCCCGCCGAAGTCCGGATGGCGCGCGCGATCGGCGGCGACATCGTCGGGATGTCGACCGCGCTCGAGGCCATCGCGGCGCGCGAGGCCGGCATGGAGATCCTCGGCTTCTCGCTGATCACGAACCTCGCGGCCGGCATCCAGGAGACGCCGCTCAGCCATGCCGAGGTCATCGAGGCCGGTCGCGAGGCCGAGCCCGTCATCTCGGCGCTGCTCGCCCGCGTGATCGAGGCGCTGTGA
- a CDS encoding acetyl/propionyl/methylcrotonyl-CoA carboxylase subunit alpha has product MPEIAKVLIANRGEIAVRIVRAARDSGKASVAVYADQDRDALHARLADEAYALDGSTSADTYLSIEKILSVARRSGADAVHPGYGFLAENADFARAVIAAGLTWIGPSPEAIEALGDKVTARHVAEKVGAPLAPGTPGPVEGADEVIAFAQEYGLPIAIKAAYGGGGRGLKVAREFDEVAELFESATREAIAAFGRGECFVEKYLDKPRHVETQCLADAEGNVVIVSTRDCSLQRRHQKLVEEAPAPFLTPEQNDILYSASKAILREVGYVGAGTCEFLIGADGTISFLEVNTRLQVEHPVSEEVTGIDLVREQFRLAEGGVLDYDDPAPVGHSIEFRINGEDPGRNFLPQPGNIHVFKTFGGPGIRLDSGVTAGDSVSGAFDSMLGKIIVTGRTREEALERSRRALDEFEVAGMPTVLPFHRKVVREPAFTAADGTFGVYTRWIETEFVNDIPAWDGELEAPAEPAGRHTVVVEVSGKRLEVSLPDRVASAPVAVGRPAQVPPSRRSHAASASAAASGDAVKSPMQATVVKVAVEAGQQVVKGDLVVVLEAMKMEQPIQAHKDGVVGAIDAAPGTTVGAGHALLTIS; this is encoded by the coding sequence ATGCCTGAGATCGCCAAGGTCCTGATCGCGAACCGCGGCGAGATCGCCGTCCGAATCGTGCGCGCCGCCCGCGACAGCGGGAAGGCGTCCGTCGCCGTCTACGCCGACCAGGACCGCGATGCTCTGCACGCCCGCCTGGCCGACGAGGCTTACGCCCTCGACGGCTCCACGAGCGCCGACACCTATCTGTCGATCGAGAAGATCCTGTCGGTGGCCCGCCGCTCGGGCGCCGACGCCGTGCACCCCGGCTACGGCTTCCTCGCCGAGAACGCCGACTTCGCCCGCGCCGTCATCGCGGCGGGGCTGACCTGGATCGGGCCCTCCCCCGAGGCGATCGAGGCGCTGGGCGACAAGGTGACCGCACGGCATGTCGCCGAGAAGGTCGGCGCTCCGCTCGCGCCGGGAACGCCCGGACCCGTCGAGGGCGCCGACGAGGTCATCGCGTTCGCGCAGGAGTACGGCCTGCCGATCGCCATTAAGGCCGCGTACGGCGGCGGCGGCCGGGGACTCAAGGTCGCGCGCGAGTTCGACGAGGTCGCCGAGCTGTTCGAGTCCGCCACCCGCGAGGCCATCGCGGCGTTCGGGCGCGGCGAGTGCTTCGTCGAGAAGTACCTCGACAAGCCGCGCCACGTCGAGACCCAGTGCCTCGCCGACGCCGAGGGCAACGTCGTCATCGTCTCGACTCGCGACTGCTCGCTGCAGCGTCGCCACCAGAAGCTCGTCGAAGAGGCGCCCGCGCCCTTCCTGACCCCCGAGCAGAACGACATCCTGTACTCGGCGTCGAAGGCGATCCTGCGCGAGGTCGGCTACGTCGGCGCGGGTACATGCGAGTTCCTGATCGGCGCCGACGGCACGATCTCGTTCCTCGAGGTCAACACCCGTCTGCAGGTCGAGCACCCGGTGTCCGAAGAGGTCACCGGCATCGACCTCGTGCGCGAGCAGTTCCGTCTCGCCGAGGGCGGCGTCCTCGACTACGACGACCCGGCGCCCGTCGGCCACTCGATCGAGTTCCGCATTAACGGCGAGGACCCGGGCCGCAACTTCCTGCCGCAGCCGGGCAACATCCACGTCTTCAAGACCTTCGGCGGCCCCGGCATCCGGCTGGACTCCGGCGTCACCGCGGGCGACTCCGTCTCGGGCGCGTTCGACTCGATGCTCGGCAAGATCATCGTGACGGGCCGCACGCGCGAAGAGGCCCTCGAGCGCTCGCGCCGCGCCCTCGACGAGTTCGAGGTCGCGGGCATGCCGACCGTGCTGCCCTTCCACCGCAAGGTGGTGCGCGAGCCGGCCTTCACGGCCGCGGACGGCACATTCGGCGTCTACACCCGCTGGATCGAGACCGAGTTCGTCAACGACATCCCCGCCTGGGACGGCGAGCTCGAGGCTCCCGCCGAGCCGGCCGGCCGCCACACGGTCGTCGTCGAGGTCTCGGGCAAGCGCCTCGAGGTCAGCCTGCCCGACCGCGTCGCATCGGCCCCGGTAGCCGTGGGGCGCCCGGCTCAGGTGCCGCCGTCACGTCGCTCGCACGCGGCGAGCGCGAGCGCAGCCGCATCCGGAGACGCGGTGAAGTCGCCCATGCAGGCGACCGTCGTCAAGGTCGCGGTCGAGGCGGGCCAGCAGGTCGTCAAGGGCGACCTCGTGGTCGTGCTCGAGGCGATGAAGATGGAGCAGCCCATCCAGGCCCACAAGGACGGCGTCGTCGGCGCGATCGATGCGGCTCCCGGCACCACGGTCGGCGCGGGTCACGCACTGCTCACCATCTCCTGA
- a CDS encoding GNAT family N-acetyltransferase has product MLLTEPIELADDHVRLVPLATDHADDLARATAGLEYAWYTSVPASVPDDISQRLTWRDEGHMNPFAVLRDGVAVGMTTFCNIDQPNRRVEIGHTWLSPAVQRTAVNTAAKRLLLAHAFEACDAIAVEFRTSWHNRQSRAAIERLGAKQDGVLRNHRLGPNGTLRDTVVYSVLPHEWPAVKLGLDARLAR; this is encoded by the coding sequence ATGCTGCTGACGGAGCCGATCGAGCTCGCCGACGACCACGTGCGCCTGGTTCCCCTGGCAACCGACCACGCCGACGACCTTGCTCGGGCCACCGCGGGTCTCGAGTACGCCTGGTACACGTCGGTGCCGGCATCCGTGCCCGACGACATCTCGCAGCGGCTGACCTGGCGCGATGAGGGTCACATGAACCCGTTCGCGGTGCTGCGGGACGGTGTCGCCGTCGGGATGACCACGTTCTGCAACATCGACCAGCCGAACCGCCGCGTCGAGATCGGCCACACCTGGTTGTCACCAGCCGTGCAGCGCACCGCCGTGAACACGGCGGCCAAGCGCCTGCTGCTCGCCCACGCCTTCGAGGCCTGCGATGCGATCGCCGTCGAGTTCCGCACGTCGTGGCACAACCGGCAGTCCCGCGCCGCGATCGAGCGCCTCGGCGCCAAGCAGGACGGCGTCCTGCGCAACCACCGGCTCGGCCCGAACGGAACGCTGCGCGACACCGTCGTTTACTCGGTGCTCCCGCACGAGTGGCCCGCGGTCAAGCTGGGACTCGACGCGCGACTGGCCCGCTGA
- a CDS encoding HPr family phosphocarrier protein — MSEASRTVRIGSSNGLHARPAKLFAQAVKQSGANVTIAKGSGSPVNAASILGVIALGVEYGDYVTLTAGGDNAENVLDELADLLATDHDE; from the coding sequence ATGAGCGAGGCATCGCGCACCGTCCGCATCGGATCGTCCAACGGGCTGCACGCCCGACCTGCCAAGCTGTTCGCGCAGGCGGTCAAGCAGTCCGGCGCGAATGTCACGATCGCCAAGGGATCCGGTTCGCCGGTCAATGCGGCGAGCATCCTCGGGGTCATCGCACTCGGCGTCGAGTACGGCGACTACGTGACCCTGACAGCCGGTGGCGACAACGCCGAGAACGTCCTCGACGAACTCGCGGATCTGCTCGCCACCGACCACGACGAGTGA